One window of Plasmodium relictum strain SGS1 genome assembly, chromosome: 14 genomic DNA carries:
- a CDS encoding snoRNA-associated small subunit rRNA processing protein, putative yields the protein MMNDLFNNDNNDKVSRRLKNESNYNKTRLIIKNIPKYMNELDLKKHFFKMKGKYDFKITDIKIMKRKKIVNNKEQYESRKICFIGFINNIDCENFKKSFDNTYINTSKITIEEAFSPIISKHVEKNKTNALEKKEINRNKPKKSVEIIKNEKFINKMIPIKKTKAGMNSTRSHVIYLDDETNVNKNEESNNPKKKKKKKKKKKNVTEKIENIEKDNKNNIESNTENNKENVEENALDWLKKISKNNGNDNNLEKKQNLFEEEIIKGDNNQSNNLSENKNADVTLNFENSDYENMNTGKLIIFNLPPVNEHDIKELCEKYGPVVDVKVFKNTKKGSLEINVNETNKSNKDFFLKLLKNNDDSLKEKEKKKKKSNNSNNNYNDLKKKNDLDEYENDDKDINTLDKKNIIIDNDLTNIKVYAFVNFMFPSACEKAKENLNNTIYRGKILYVKYAKEKLGDFEIYEKNKNNIFIKLSNDSKSSYKKILEIQKKRNCQNENIWNTLFTDINSNIHNFCKENKCSRESILNIKDKNIAVNVSLTETYIINKMKEWIKKEGIYLEAFEQIYKKNEEKEETKINQLKEKKENNELTEKEECQDDNLNITEKVIKYKRSNDTIIIKNLSMNTNQNDIINLFKKFGTLIKVSFSPYNNIAIIQFENSENAKKAFISNSYIRYKKLPLYLEWAPINLYEQKIKEDDTNKNNTNDNDILLENDTKKKDGDILNNSNEANKSEDELLGSESSDEEVTHASIYIKNINFNTKEEDLKKLFENLEGFLTCNIVKSKKVISQKEYEKNNTIEHKYISLGYGFAEFKSKECAIEAIKKLTGTSLDDHILELSLSHNRIKKKIKKNNEEKKVIKEQKKISKKLIVKNLAFQVTKEELRKLFSTFGNVKSVRIPKNAYNRSRGYAFIEFMSKNECLNAIESLQHTHLYGRHLIIDFANDFIFEQNIDEFDRLKENDNKDNKNSITSEQAKRKAIYESKKSNEISESKKRKVLGNLENI from the coding sequence atgatgaatgatttatttaataatgataataacgATAAAGTAAGCAGAcgtttaaaaaatgaatcaaATTACAACAAAACCAGACTTATAATTAAGAATATACCAAAGTATATGAATGAATtggatttaaaaaaacatttttttaagatGAAAGGAAAATatgattttaaaataactgatataaaaataatgaaaaggaaaaaaattgtaaataataaagaacaaTATGAATCAAGaaaaatttgttttataggatttattaataatatagattgtgaaaactttaaaaaatcatttgATAATACATACATTAATACAAGTAAAATAACAATAGAGGAGGCATTTTCTCCAATTATATCAAAGCACgtagaaaaaaacaaaacaaatgcattagaaaaaaaagaaattaatagaaataaGCCAAAAAAATCAgtagaaataattaaaaacgaaaaatttataaataaaatgattccaattaaaaaaacaaaagctGGTATGAACAGCACAAGGAGTCATGTCATATATTTAGATGATGAAActaatgtaaataaaaatgaagaatccAATaatcctaaaaaaaaaaaaaaaaaaaaaaagaaaaaaaaaaatgttacagagaaaattgaaaatatagaaaaagacaacaaaaataatattgaaagTAATACAGAAAACAACAAGGAAAATGTTGAAGAGAATGCCTTAGATTGgttgaaaaaaatttcaaaaaataatggaaatgataataatttagaaaaaaaacaaaatttatttGAGGAAGAAATAATTAAGGGAGATAATAATCAATCAAATAACTTaagtgaaaataaaaatgctgATGTTActttaaattttgaaaacAGTGACTATGAAAATATGAATACAGGAAAATTAATCATATTTAATTTGCCACCTGTTAATGAACATGATATAAAAGAGTTGTGTGAAAAGTATGGCCCTGTTGTAGATGTGAAAGTTTTTAAGAATACTAAAAAAGGAAGTCTAGAAATAAATGTAAATGAAACAAATAAGTCaaataaagatttttttttaaaattattaaaaaataatgatgatagtttgaaagaaaaagaaaaaaagaaaaaaaaaagtaataacagtaataataattataatgatttaaaaaaaaaaaatgatttagatgaatatgaaaatgatgataaagatataaatacattagataaaaaaaatataataatagacAATGATCTTACTAATATAAAAGTATATgcttttgttaattttatgtTTCCAAGTGCTTGTGAGAAAGCCAAAGAAAATCTAAATAATACAATATATAGAGggaaaattttatatgttaaatatgcaaaagaaaaattaggAGATTTTGagatttatgaaaaaaataaaaataatatatttattaaattatccAATGACTCTAAGagttcatataaaaaaatattagaaatacaaaaaaagagaaattgccaaaatgaaaatatctGGAATACTTTATTTACTGATATAAATTCtaatattcataatttttgtaaagaaaataaatgtaGCCGTGAATCGATATTAAACATAAAAGATAAGAACATAGCAGTTAATGTTTCTTTAACAGAAACATacataattaataaaatgaaagagtggataaaaaaagaaggtATTTATTTAGAGGCTTTTGAacaaatttacaaaaaaaatgaagaaaaggaagaaacaaaaattaatcaattaaaagagaaaaaagaaaataatgaactAACCGAAAAAGAGGAATGTCAAGATGATAACTTAAACATTACagaaaaagttataaaatataaaagaagtaATGAcactataataattaaaaatctATCTATGAATACAAATCaaaatgatataattaaCTTATTTAAGAAATTTGGAACATTAATAAAAGTTAGTTTTTCtccatataataatatagctATAATTCAATTTGAAAATTCAGAAAATGCAAAAAAAGCTTTTATATCAAATTCTTATATAAGATACAAAAAATTACCTTTGTATTTAGAATGGGCTCCTATTAATTTGTatgaacaaaaaataaaggaaGATGAtacaaacaaaaataatactaaTGACAATGATATTCTGTTAGAAAatgatacaaaaaaaaaagatggtGATATTTTGAATAACTCAAATGAAGCTAATAAAAGTGAAGACGAACTATTAGGGAGTGAATCAAGTGATGAAGAAGTTACTCATgctagtatatatataaaaaatataaattttaatacaaaagaagaagatttaaaaaaattattcgaAAATTTAGAAGGTTTTTTAACTTGTAATATTGTCAAGAGTAAAAAAGTTATATCACAAaaagaatatgaaaaaaataacacaATAGAACATAAATACATTTCATTAGGATATGGATTTGCAGAATTTAAAAGCAAAGAATGTGCCATTGAagctattaaaaaattaacgGGAACTTCATTAGATGATCATATATTGGAATTAAGTTTATCTCATAAtagaataaagaaaaaaataaaaaaaaataatgaagaaaaaaaagtaattaaagaacaaaaaaaaataagtaaaaaattaattgttAAAAATTTAGCTTTTCAAGTGACCAAAGAGGAATTAAGAAAACTATTTTCTACTTTTGGTAATGTAAAAAGTGTCCGAATTCCAAAAAATGCTTATAATAGAAGTAGAGGATATGCATTCATTGAATTTATGTCAAAAAATGAATGCTTAAATGCAATAGAATCTTTACAACATACACATTTGTATGGGAGACATCTCATTATTGATTTTGCAAATGATTTTATATTTGAACAGAATATTGATGAATTTGATagattaaaagaaaatgataataaagataataaaaattctataaCATCAGAACAAGCTAAAAGAAAAGCTATTTATGaatcaaaaaaaagtaatgaaaTAAGTGAATcaaaaaagagaaaagtGTTGggtaatttagaaaatatttaa
- a CDS encoding GTP-binding protein, putative — MKFKLKYIITFFISFLSCYNSYIIKSFNQPVEKNHFYYNKKKKFSSPNYFSYIPFINEYLLKKKVYNFKIFLNNKKTEEKDNFEDLNSIQNAILNEEAQLNKTLEKKYIKKKKESYISNENETKDVNKKNNYLTNKNKNVKKAKKTICNFDCDFVNEYSDNLNKKNKEKNSNLKGHINDDDLYKYANQNNKNNYNCEYTYPNNNNNSFEYNECVKGTNEIGEENNEMKKKNNEILEENNEMLEKNDGLLEENNEMLEKNDEILEENNGILEKNDEIGVENNEMKKKNNEILEENNSRFSDNNGYRENTNEKKKKKKNMEIKIVRNLPLISIIGRPNVGKSTIFNRLTRKFQKGNIVLDTSSTRDKVYGEVEWDGYKFEIVDTGGLVFEDDKFSKEIRDQILLALNESSVVLLVVDGLKGIDPLDTEICKFLRKYIREEYKKAFSKGENEENNVSHNEKELEDNEKSDIKKKKENNPSEILCEKYLPNKSEKLINNAQKNISYNSNTKNCYKSNKNGSEIKEKGEGGDKNQNENKNKSTTSDKNNVNDNFKNNSFLKVIVCVNKCESYKDGYYKAQTFWELGFGNPFACSGIHGNGLSEILDECIKYIKKVKVNEIDEEEIEKNTINISFIGKPNTGKSSILNKILNCNRFIVSPLAGTTVDSIDVLIKIKDSDRLYRLIDTAGIQKRKKNVPFNEKTKYEYLLYNRTEKAIRRSDVCILVIDSFNGISSHDINIARKILQENKSCIICCNKWDLIHNKNDIFNDTKNYVLNLLKPIDFADILFISAKTSQRLLNIFEHAEETYKNYTKKVNTNSLNQIIKEALLLRPPVPVKNKSLKIYYAFQAHIKPPGFVFFCNSEKSVYLNYTKYLESRIRETFSFKGTPIKIYYKQRRLRNIVKKVKNPDKYNLDIEAIQKNFQKMQESKGVYS, encoded by the coding sequence atgaaatttaaattgaaatatattataacattttttatttcttttctatCATGTTACAATagttatattataaaaagttttaatCAGCCAGTcgaaaaaaatcatttttactataataaaaaaaaaaaattttcatctcCTAATTATTTTTCCTACATTCcttttataaatgaatatcTCCTCAAGAAAAAAGTTTATAacttcaaaatatttttaaataataaaaagacagaagaaaaagataacTTTGAAGATTTAAATAGTATACAGAATGCTATACTAAATGAAGAAGCTCAGTTAAATAAAActcttgaaaaaaaatatattaaaaaaaaaaaggaaagcTATATaagtaatgaaaatgaaacaaaagatgtaaataaaaagaataattatttaacgaataaaaataagaatgtGAAAAAAGCGAAAAAAACTATTTGTAACTTTGATTGTGATTTTGTAAATGAATATAGTGATaatctaaataaaaaaaacaaagaaaaaaacagtAATTTAAAAGGACATATCAATGATGATGATCTTTATAAATATGcaaatcaaaataataaaaataattataattgtGAATATACTTAtccaaataataataataattcatttgAATATAATGAATGTGTAAAAGGTACTAATGAAATTGGAGAAGAAAAcaatgaaatgaaaaaaaaaaataatgaaattctAGAAGAGAATAATGAAAtgttagaaaaaaatgatggaCTGTTAGAAGAAAACAATGAAAtgttagaaaaaaatgatgaaatttTAGAAGAGAATAATggaattttagaaaaaaatgatgaaattgGAGTAGAAAAcaatgaaatgaaaaaaaaaaataatgaaattctagaagaaaataattctaGATTCAGTGATAATAATGGTTACCGCGAAAatacaaatgaaaaaaaaaagaaaaaaaaaaatatggagATAAAAATAGTAAGAAATTTACCTTTAATATCAATTATAGGTAGACCTAATGTTGGAAAATCTACCATATTTAATAGATTGACTAGGAAATTTCAAAAAGGAAACATTGTTTTAGATACAAGTAGTACGAGAGATAAAGTTTATGGAGAGGTGGAGTGGGATGGATATAAATTTGAGATTGTTGACACTGGTGGTCTTGTTTTTGAAGATGATAAATTCTCAAAAGAAATTCGAGATCAAATTTTATTAGCACTTAATGAATCGTCTGTTGTTTTACTAGTTGTTGATGGATTAAAAGGAATAGATCCTTTAGATACTGaaatttgtaaatttttgAGGAAGTATATTAGggaagaatataaaaaagctTTCTCTAAAggagaaaatgaagaaaataacgTTTCacataatgaaaaagaattagAAGATAATGAGAAGagtgatataaaaaaaaaaaaggaaaataatcCATCTGAAATTCTGtgtgaaaaatatttaccaAACAAAAgcgaaaaattaattaataatgcacaaaaaaatataagttatAATAGTAACACAAAAAATTGctataaatcaaataaaaatggtagcgaaattaaagaaaaaggtGAAGGTGGAGATAAAAATCaaaatgaaaacaaaaacaagAGTACAACtagtgataaaaataatgttaatGATAATTTCAAAAACAATTCCTTCTTAAAAGTTATTGTTTGTGTTAATAAATGTGAATCATACAAAGATGGATATTATAAGGCACAAACTTTTTGGGAATTAGGGTTTGGAAACCCCTTTGCATGTAGTGGAATTCATGGTAATGGATTATCTGAAATATTAGATGAAtgcataaaatatattaaaaaagtaaaagtaaatgaaatagatgaagaagaaattgaaaaaaatactataaaCATTAGTTTTATTGGAAAACCAAACACAGGAAAATCAAGTATATTGAACAAAATTCTAAACTGCAACCGTTTTATTGTTTCACCTTTAGCAGGAACTACTGTTGATTCAATTgatgttttaataaaaattaaagatagTGACAGGTTATATAGACTCATTGATACAGCTGGAATtcaaaagagaaaaaaaaatgtgccatttaatgaaaaaacaaaatatgaatatttattatataacaGAACCGAAAAAGCTATAAGAAGAAGCGACGTTTGTATTCTCGTTATTGACTCATTTAATGGCATTAGTTCACATGATATAAATATAGcaagaaaaattttacaagaaaataaaagttgCATAATTTGCTGTAATAAATGGGACCTCATACATAAcaaaaatgatatttttaatgatacAAAAAATTACGTTCTTAATCTTTTGAAGCCAATTGATTTTGCTgatattttgtttatttcaGCTAAAACATCTCAAAGATTACTTAATATATTTGAACATGCAGAAGAAACTTATAAGAATTATACAAAGAAAGTTAATACTAATAGTTTgaatcaaataataaaagaagcACTTTTACTTAGGCCACCAGTAcctgtaaaaaataaatcattaaaaatttattatgcTTTTCAAGCACATATTAAACCACCTggatttgtatttttttgtaattcaGAAAAATctgtttatttaaattatacaaaATATTTAGAAAGTAGAATCCGAGAAACTTTCAGCTTCAAAGGTACTCCAATTAAGATTTATTACAAACAGAGAAGATTAAGAAATATTGTAAAGAAAGTAAAGAACCCAGACAAATACAATTTAGATATTGAAGCTATTCAAAagaattttcaaaaaatgcAAGAAAGTAAAGGTGTTTACAGTTAA
- a CDS encoding anaphase promoting complex subunit 10, putative: MTHINKEYEKNIIKNKYELKDYCELCFEKEYEDEDNEEDDDNDNDNDNDAADDDEDWCEQEKDKDDDNYNYNDIEENCKNTEDEVEFSVYNSDYKNEIKREYNNTFLLSISELNAYTNEISSICIKDKKIIKETNKLPKINLDKKYIEIGCLGFWKLSSCKSKFDIKNLKDNNVNTYWQSASLAPHTITIQFIKLTKISKIYLLFNYLLDESYTPYEISIKIGNDENHLEFLYNTFCDINKYSLNKPFWFIIDIKNIPLLSYLYNYNTKIFKNRNYIYCRCLQIVILSSQHNGKDTRIRQIKIFGPNYFLYKYDKMLI, from the coding sequence ATGActcatataaataaagaatacgaaaaaaatataataaaaaataaatatgaattaaaaGATTACTGTGAATTATGCTTTGAAAAGGAGtatgaagatgaagataaTGAAGAGGATGatgataatgataatgataatgataatgatGCTGCTGATGATGATGAAGATTGGTGCGAACAAGAAAAAGACAAAGATGATGATAATTACAATTATAATgatatagaagaaaattGTAAGAATACTGAAGATGAAGTGGAATTTAGCGTCTATAATAgtgattataaaaatgaaataaaaaggGAATATAacaatacttttttattaagcATAAGTGAACTAAATGCATATACAAATGAAATATCTTCTATTtgtataaaagataaaaaaataataaaggaaacaaataaattgccaaaaataaatttagataaaaaatatattgaaataGGATGCTTAGGATTTTGGAAATTATCAAGCTGCAAAAGTAAatttgatataaaaaatttaaaagataataatgtTAATACATATTGGCAATCAGCTAGCTTAGCACCACATACAATAACAATACAATTTATAAAACTTACAAAAATTtctaaaatttatttactttttaattatttattagatGAATCATATACACCATATGAaatatcaataaaaataGGAAATGATGAAAACCACCTTGAATTTCTTTATAATACTTTCtgtgatataaataaatattcgtTAAATAAGCCTTTTTGGTTTAtaatagatataaaaaatattcctCTTTTATCATATCTTTACaattataatacaaaaattttcaaaaatcgtaattatatatattgccGCTGCTTGCAAATTGTTATATTATCAAGTCAACATAACGGAAAAGACACACGAATAagacaaataaaaatttttggtccaaattattttttgtataaatatGACAAAATGCTTATATAG
- a CDS encoding zinc finger protein, putative, which translates to MIVENNNYETNEAYNVIYEEVKLEDFEFDESIKTFFYPCPCGDIFEITLEELLKGENISRCPSCSLTIKIIYNLNDLKKYA; encoded by the coding sequence atgatAGTAGAAAATAACAATTATGAAACTAATGAAGCATATAATGTTATTTACGAAGAAGTAAAATTAGAGGATTTTGAATTTGATGAATCcattaaaacatttttttatcctTGCCCTTGTGGagatatttttgaaattacTTTAGAAGAGCTTTTAAAGGGAGAAAACATTTCAAGGTGCCCCAGTTGTTCATTaactattaaaataatatataatttaaatgatttaaaaaaatatgcataa
- the TRAMP gene encoding thrombospondin-related apical membrane protein, putative gives MLKFIFFNIFYILFYYKGILTNNFKIRNNDNFLQIFEKNNNYNVEILEPECISENKLEINQVNEIVPFNRKEFLMHDYNIIRNSKFFNGGTLELYNSKEKKGKSYVVLTFYIGDLKFPQSDNLFPYEVNLVLNVVPSNKNNTCRNNIYIVSLLKTIEVNNPSEFEILEGPIKITTSRTSGIFRINVTNFFEGEKWKVFSKNKISFFIKPEDYCYTEIESKLNKPALIIEKKNVFYTDWGEWSQCSMPCDHIDNIQIRERNCIKETSDCFKGDLKESRHCLANLPSCNESLSVDSFSSLKIILIVLPLVLVISIIIILYHIFYRKKGAEKELFENVAGRFMYD, from the coding sequence atgcttaaatttatcttttttaatattttttatatccttttttattataaaggAATACtaacaaataattttaaaattagaaataatGACAATTTTTTACAGATTTTTGAGAAAAATAACAACTATAATGTTGAGATATTAGAACCTGAATGTATATCAGAAAACAAATTAGAAATCAATCAAGTGAATGAAATTGTTCCCTTTAATagaaaagaatttttaatgcatgattataatattataagaaattctaaattttttaatggaGGTACTTTAGAACTTTATAATtcgaaagaaaaaaaaggtaaGAGTTATGTAGTTTTAACATTTTATATAGGAGATTTAAAATTTCCACAAAGTGATAATTTGTTTCCCTATGAAGTAAATTTAGTTTTGAATGTAGTTCcatctaataaaaataatacttgCAGGAATAATATCTATATTGTTagtttattaaaaacaaTTGAAGTGAATAACCCATCTGAATTTGAAATTTTAGAAGGTCCTATAAAGATTACAACTAGTAGAACATCAGGAATTTTTAGAATTAATGTAACTAACTTTTTCGAGGGTGAAAAATGGAAagttttttcaaaaaataaaatttctttttttattaaaccaGAAGATTATTGTTACACAGAAATAGAGAGTAAATTAAATAAGCCAGCGTtaataattgaaaaaaaaaacgttTTTTACACAGATTGGGGTGAATGGTCACAATGTTCAATGCCTTGTGATCATATTGATAATATTCAAATAAGAGAAAGGAATTGTATTAAAGAAACTAGTGATTGCTTCAAAGGTGATTTAAAAGAATCAAGACATTGTTTAGCTAATTTACCAAGTTGTAATGAATCGTTAAGTGTAGATAGTTTTTCAAGTTTAAAGATTATTTTAATTGTTCTGCCTTTAGTCCTCGTTATttctataataataatattgtatcatatattttatagaaaaaaaggagcagaaaaagaattatttgaaAATGTAGCTGGAAGATTTATGTATGATTAA
- the AP2-MU gene encoding AP-2 complex subunit mu, putative, which translates to MIDALYIFYINGQLLIQRSYRNVTRKNDLCQYVNKYIKTKRFFENPIIEINNVFFINVIINEIVITVLTRNNSNICLIFNFIYKFIEILNYFFNNDISGINIVNNFVLIYEICDEIIDYGYPQTLEINILKNSLVNKVKYYSKTSKYFQSLSNELLNMNSVIEDIVHDTNTQNQKDNSNLNYYTNNRDTYKKNTLKNSNSYELNEKNKLKYIGKETLNRIKNKIINNNKPINNFSYITGNCTWRNNNITYKKNEIYIDILEILNVTINSNNLIYAHINGKVTLKCFLSGMPICELSTNNKINLLKNNSKNVLKNKLIKNNIKRKNANDEKESDEIIIDNCIFHHCVTLSKYENTKIITFTPPDGTFELMKYTITKNIQIPFDIIAIYNPIIQYVKNLDRKFSLKNLKNNNKDIYDEYKNTNKYEYSVTIKSNYKGSMYASDVIIKIPIYKFSENVEIHYKSIGKAEFNNIENVVTWKIKKFSSSNEHNIKIRLTLENQNQIYSNINNTQKVDNLSKVVLQIHKIKNMNTVKFLNTYKMPITLSFKIPMFTSSGMYIRYLKVFEKSNYKIIKWIKYLTESGIYQYK; encoded by the coding sequence ATGATTGAtgctttatatattttttatataaatgggCAATTATTAATACAGAGAAGTTATAGAAATGTAACtagaaaaaatgatttatgtcaatatgtaaataaatatattaaaacaaaaagattttttgaaaatccgataatagaaataaataatgtattttttataaatgtgaTAATAAATGAGATAGTTATAACAGTTTTAACAAGAAATAATTCTAATATATGTTTGATttttaactttatatataaatttattgaaattttaaattattttttcaataatgATATATCAGGGATAAATATTGTTAATAATTTCGTCTTAATATACGAAATATGCGATGAAATAATTGATTACGGTTATCCTCAAACattagaaataaatattttaaaaaatagtttagttaataaagtaaaatattataGCAAAACTTCTAAGTATTTTCAAAGCTTAAGCAATGAATTACTAAATATGAATAGTGTAATCGAAGATATAGTACATGATACTAACACACAAAATCAAAAAGACAATTCAAATCTCAATTATTACACAAATAATAGagatacatataaaaaaaatactttaaaaaatagcAATAGTtatgaattaaatgaaaaaaataaattgaaatatatagGAAAAGAAACattaaatagaataaaaaataaaattataaataataacaaaccaataaataattttagttATATTACAGGAAATTGCACATggagaaataataatataacatacaaaaagaatgaaatatatattgatattttagaaatattaaatgtaacaattaatagtaataatttaatttatgcCCATATAAATGGAAAGGTAACATTAAAATGTTTCTTATCAGGAATGCCTATATGTGAATTAAGcactaataataaaattaatttgttaaaaaataatagtaaaaatgtattaaaaaataaattaattaaaaataatattaaaagaaaaaatgccaatgatgaaaaagaaaGCGATGAAATTATTATTGATAATTGCATTTTTCATCATTGTGTAACTTTATCTAAGTatgaaaatacaaaaattattacttttaCTCCACCAGATGGAACATTTgaattaatgaaatatactataacaaaaaatatacaaataccCTTTGATATTATAGCTATATATAATCCAATAATTCAATATGTTAAAAATTTAGATAGAAAATTCTCcttgaaaaatttaaaaaataataataaagatatatatgatgaatataaaaatacaaacaAATATGAATATTCAGTTACGATTAAATCAAATTATAAAGGATCTATGTACGCAAGTGATgtcattataaaaataccaatttataaattttcagAAAATGTTGAAATTCATTATAAGTCAATAGGAAAAGCAGAATTTAATAACATTGAAAATGTGGTTACatggaaaattaaaaaattttcaagtTCGAATGAACATAACATTAAGATACGTTTAACTTTAGAAAATCAGAACCAGATATAttcaaatattaataatacgCAAAAAGTAGATAATCTTTCTAAGGTCGTTTTGcaaattcataaaattaaaaatatgaatactgttaaatttttaaatacttaCAAAATGCCAATAACATTAAGCTTTAAAATTCCTATGTTTACTTCAAGTGGTATGTATATAAGATATTTGAAAGTTTTTGAAAAatcaaattataaaataattaaatggATTAAATATTTAACGGAATCTGGTATATatcaatataaataa